The following nucleotide sequence is from Coffea eugenioides isolate CCC68of chromosome 10, Ceug_1.0, whole genome shotgun sequence.
tttgtgagttttgggtttgaaccccctgagcttgtagctcggggtgacgtttgtaagttggggttgatcttccgacctagatggactattcgagccggttagggcttggtcgtagccagtccaacttagtctgaggtcaccaagtttgtgaatctggttcaccgagaatgtgaaccaagtttgtgacccgagcttgtaactcaagctcaagtttgtgatttcgctcgcccgggcaagtttgtgaggtgactggccagtgagggtgataaggtgatcggtgggtgtacaagtggagttctacggaccttatttgtggtcgacggtgTGTCGGCAGGTAGAAAAGGCAAAGGCGACTTGGGCTTTGGGAGACTCGcggatccttcctttgtattgttacttttgcacttgacttgacactTTTGTGATATTGTTGTTTAtctaaatgtgaaatttacgcttttaccccgtgtacttactaagcatatagcttaccccatttcCTTTGTTTTACTTAGccggggacgacgcggggaattTCTTGGCActttcactagtatagttaggtttgattgtaatagtcgGACCGTTAgatgtttgttttttgttttggtggtttgtactAGAGGACCGTGCGTCCGTAGGGCCTAACCTTCTACTCGGGGTGTTGTTTTATTATAGATGGTAGTAGAGTGGTTTGACTTGATACTTTTTGGGCAGTTTGTAATATATTAAGAATAGTAcacttttggtttatatagttttttttagctttgagattttgagtcctggcgcgagttaggcaggcgtcgcgccgataccctagggttcgcccttgggagaagcggggacGTCACAGTGCCAACCCACCCAAACTACCAAAATAATCCCATACTCCCTTTGCAATCTTACCCTTCGAGAAAACATGTTCCAAGGCCTCAATCGATCCCTCTTGGTAGCACAAATATTTTGATGCCAGTTGTACTCCCACCCTCCACAAAGCACCAGTTAGTGGCAATCTCCCCAATAGCAGACGCATCATGAAGAAAGAGATTTTCAATGGAATCCGCGGATGCCATACCTGGGATTGTATCAAAGAGTAGTCACGAGACTGCAGGACCTCCTGAAAGGCCGATGCCAAAGTGAACTTCCCCGATGCCGTCAGCCTCCATATAACCTCGTCGTTCCCATCTCGCTCCGAGACCAGATATTGTAATATTGGGTGGATAACCTCTTGCAGAATATACTGGGTGAGTAAATTAAACTTCCATTCCCCATTCATGCAGAAATCCTTGAAGGTGAGGGCCGGATATACCGAAGTTTTGAAGCATAAAGTCTCACTGCCCAACCAGTTGTTGTACCAAAAGTTACAAGACCCTACATTAACCAGCCATAGCATGGATAGTTCTGCCTGTCGGCTTATATTTAACATTCTTCTCCACGTTCCCGAGTCAAATCGTTTCCATTCCACCTGGCAAGGATGGAGGCCCCTGCAGTATTTTGCCAGCATAAATTCCGCCCAAAGCGACGCACCTGTCCGAAAGTTCCACCACAATTTGCAGGAGAAGGCCGAGTAAAGATCCCGTAGATTTCTGAACCCCACACCCCCTCCTCAACCGGAAGGCATAACTGAGACCATCTGATCCAATGAAACTTCATTCCTTCTCCTGATGATCCCCATAGAAAATTTGCACAACCCCGCTCTATTCTTTTAAACACCGAGGCAGGACACACGACAGCTGATAGTAAATGTACTGGGATGGATGAGAGTACATGTTTTATCAAAACTATTTTCGCTCCCGAGAAAATCAACCTTGACTTCCAAGACATAATTCTAGCCAGCACAACCTGACACACCTCGCCAAAGTACGCAGATTTGCTTCGGCTTAAATACAAGGGAAAGCCAAGATAACGAACTGGAAACTCCTATCTAGTAAACTGCGTAAGCCGCTCAATCACCCTTCTCCGAGCTGTTGGTAGGGTCCTATGAACCAAGTAACCACTCTTTTGTACGTTTACCAGTTATCCCGATGAATGCTGGTAAGCATCAAGCACCTGCACCAGTCACTTTAAAGCAGCAGTAGCCCCATTCGAGAAAATTAGCACGTCATCAGCAAACGCTAGGTGCGTGACTGCCGGACATCTCGTAGGGACTCTGAACCCTACGAAGCCCTTCTGCACTGCTAGATTATTGAGGCCTTGCGAGAGCATCTCCGAACCAATAATGAACAACACTGGGGATAATGGATCTCCTTGTCGGCGACCTCTGCTAGATTTGAAGTAACCGTGGGATGTTCCGTTAATGATGATTGAAAACCAGACGTTAGAAATTAACCTCCAGACCATATCTGTGAACCGCTCCCCAAACCCAAATTTGCACAAGACAgaaataatatgccaccaaGACATTCGATCATATGCCTTAACCATATCCACCTTTAAGGCGACATTTCCCCCTCTTGACTTCTTGCCTATAAGCGAGATCAGCTCCTGAGCTAGCAAATAGTTATCTGTTATGCTTCGGCTTTTGACAAAACCCGTCTGCTGGGGAGATATAATTCTCGACAGTACCGAAGCCATACGTTCCACTAAAATTGTGGATaataatttattgaaaaaattgcATAGGCTAATTGGTCTGTACTTGGAGAAATCCTGGGGATTTGAACCTTTAGGTATCAAAACAATTGAAGTGGAGGTAATGAATCTAGGCAGCTTATTTCCACAGAAGAAACTCACCACCACCCTATGCAAGTTTTACGCAATGATATCCCATACAAAGGTAAAGAACCTACCTGTAAACCCATCGGGACCAACCGCACTCTCCCCATCCATAGTGAACACCAAACGCCGAACGGCCTCTATGTCAGGAGCCTCCTCCAACAATGAATTTTCCTCTCCTGTGACCATTGTCGGGATTAACTGCAATAGCTCCCCCGGACTGGACTCCATAGACCCCGAAAAAAGATCCGAGAAATACTCGATTGCCTCCTTTGCTATGTCGTCATTCATTTCTAGCCAAATCCGATTTGAATTTTTCACCTATGTTTCGCTGCTTGTACTCTTCTTTGCTTGACAACCGCATGAAAGTACCTTGTATTGCGATCCCCACTACTAAGCCATTTAACCCTGGCTTTCTGTCTCCAAAATTGTTCTTCAACTGCCAGTGCCCTATTAAGTTCCGCCCGTGCCCTGTGAAGCTCATCGTGGTCCTCCTCAGACTCAGAGTTTGATATGCCGTCCTCTAATCTCAGAAGCTCGGCCTCCATCTCTCTGACGACATTAAAAATGTTGCCAAAGTGTTGCTTATTCCATTGCTGAATCATCGTCCGGGTTCTCAACAACTTAGCGCACAAAACTCGTAGAGATGATCCATGTACCACTTGGTCCCAGGTAGCCCAAATGACGTCTAAGAAATCTGGATTGGACGCCCATATATTCAAGAACCTAAAAAGTCGCGGCCCATTATCCATCCTTGAAGCAAAAGAAAGTTTCATTGGAGCATGATCAGACGGATGTCTCGCTAAATGTACAACAGAAATCATCGAGGACAAATCTGCGCACTCTCCGTTAATTAGGCATCTATCTAGCCTCTTCCAAATCCTAGCCCGTCCCCTCCGATTATTGCACCATGTAAAGCTCGACCATGAAAAACCAGCATCGAATACCTCGGCCTCTTCCATGAATGTCAAAAACTCAATTCCTTCGGCCACAGAGAATGGTCACCCCTATCGTTTTTCATTAGCATCTACAATGACGTTGAAGTCTCCCCCAATACACCAAGGTAGAGAGTGAGGTTTATCAGATAATAAATTTTGCCATAAATCCCGCCGTCCCTCCACCGAACACATAGCATGGACAAATGAGAAGATCAAAGGCCCCGACAACCATAGGTGTTGGATAGACAGTGAAATATGCTGATTAGAGTTACCAACTACCGAACAAATTAACGGACAACTATAGAAAATCCAGAGATCTTCCGATATGTTAACAGTGGCATAATCAAATGATAGTTTCATGCGAATATACTCAACTCGAGACACATCTAATTTTGGCTCAGATATTGCTACAAACTGGACACTATGCAAGcgaattatttttttcaatcttCTTAAATTGGACGCTTTCGACACCCCTCTAATATTCCATAGCAGTGTATTAATCATAACGTAATATCTGAAAAGAGTTATTGAGAGAAGTTGTGGACCGAAGCTGCCTGTCAGATTGAAACTGAGCACGTAATCCCTTTCCCCTTGCCTTCCTACCATTCTTGGCATTCCTACTGACCAAATCGATGTTTAACCCCATAAGTAAGTTATCCAGATTCTCCTCTCGCATGACCACCAGCCTTGGCGATAAATTACCCGCAACCAGGGGCAATTCAATCACCAATTCGTCGTCGCTCACATCACTGCCCTCCCTGT
It contains:
- the LOC113750596 gene encoding uncharacterized protein LOC113750596 translates to MEEAEVFDAGFSWSSFTWCNNRRGRARIWKRLDRCLINGECADLSSMISVVHLARHPSDHAPMKLSFASRMDNGPRLFRFLNIWASNPDFLDVIWATWDQVVHGSSLRVLCAKLLRTRTMIQQWNKQHFGNIFNVVREMEAELLRLEDGISNSESEEDHDELHRARAELNRALAVEEQFWRQKARVKWLSSGDRNTRYFHAVVKQRRVQAAKHR